One stretch of Ananas comosus cultivar F153 linkage group 6, ASM154086v1, whole genome shotgun sequence DNA includes these proteins:
- the LOC109711184 gene encoding uncharacterized protein LOC109711184: MAFEAFLNSLEHGVGGGGDVLTKVGVFVLVQALVYLILTKSSNIFSSCSSSSSFSVLRSLSFRPVRMSSVRRVLASLSDVPAGSDDPSSANLSD, from the coding sequence ATGGCTTTTGAAGCGTTTCTCAATTCTCTGGAGCatggcgtcggcggcggcggcgacgttcTAACGAAGGTGGGGGTGTTCGTTCTGGTGCAGGCTCTGGTGTATCTGATCCTCACCAAATCCTCCAACATTTTCTCCAgctgctcttcttcttcttctttttctgtgCTCAGATCTCTCAGCTTCCGGCCCGTCCGGATGTCGAGCGTCCGCCGCGTGCTCGCCTCGCTCTCCGACGTTCCCGCAGGCTCCGACGATCCCTCCTCGGCAAACCTTAGTGATTAG